The following are encoded in a window of Phaseolus vulgaris cultivar G19833 chromosome 3, P. vulgaris v2.0, whole genome shotgun sequence genomic DNA:
- the LOC137839050 gene encoding mediator of RNA polymerase II transcription subunit 25-like, with translation MGSYWPKIVSEYLVNIVSSFFGNSRGEGGYPTCEVGLIMYNPNPSLGRNVHFINWTSNVDQFLALLPYLSFRGHNSNSHTAAEDEITVTMEITMYEPWTKQMFPRDRMTEKEYFECERHCIFVATGEPVAERMLVPLPRVHEGKFVHGQIKILLANFLEVARMFVPLRISLSVITPTLRPLLVSIFNEGNSLDKSTPIMDYGNGQITVLLSNNFKDAKNVYCNKGIESMKTTTSIPINFSNSHQGNQYSASSMNIRQPSIQGFQNVRRESASKLPLVASQATTNEVHAPSPGCFVPRTSYEEIMSILSDDNNNSQEDQPRKKSKTFVPTSEEEDSLAYLFQLDQPVSLDEILGEGRTMSSETQVGGESSEVLRDIVPQTVTRDTTSTIQLTSNSSEIVVHNASNSSVGEGSSNGLAQELGGNMSVVNPMFSSENCWNYSLSLPQNNQNFWPAGSNALYPPQAAASFGDSTFLNTIGNSNTQFESPSFPMHPYGCASAGFGTSSHFGNSLAQFQSPNSTVNPYDCASVGASNLVGNSISQYQPPSFSVNPYGGIACASASTDAIAVASAANANASPYGSRQQFTRPLQFEMGGIDQQYVPSAMVANPLASPVPMMPQYNQTQLLPRQPFLPGFKDFVPIWECAQIALPSLTLMLSTTENKHCYMGWIFPEDAVFVEPL, from the exons ATGGGTTCTTATTGGCCTAAAATTGTTTCAGAGTATTTGGTAAACATTGTCAG CTCCTTCTTTGGAAATTCAAGAGGAGAG GGAGGTTATCCTACTTGTGAGGTTGGATTAATAATGTACAACCCCAATCCAAGCCTAG GTAGGAACGTCCACTTTATCAATTGGACAAGCAATGTGGATCAGTTTTTAGCCTTGCTGCCGTATTTATCTTTCAGAGGACATAATAGTAATAGTCATACCGCAGCAGAAG ATGAAATTACTGTGACAATGGAAATAACAATGTATGAACCTTGGACTAAGCAGATGTTCCCAAGAGATAGAATGACAGAAAAAGAATACTTCGAGTGTGAAAGGCATTGTATTTTTGTGGCAACGGGTGAACCTGTTGCTGAGAGAATGTTAGTGCCTTTGCCTAGGGTTCATGAAGGAAAATTTGTTCATGGACAAATCAAGATTTTACTTGCCAACTTTTTAGAGGTCGCAAGAATGTTTGTCCCG CTAAGGATAAGCCTTTCTGTCATAACTCCAACTCTACGTCCACTTCTTGTATCCATTTTCAATGAG GGAAATTCTCTGGATAAAAGCACCCCCATCATGGACTATGGAAATGGTCAGATTACTGTTttattatcaaataattttaaggATGCAAAGAACGTCTACTGCAACAAAGGAATAGAATCAATGAAAACCACAACTTCTATTCCCATAAATTTCAGTAACAGTCATCAAG GAAACCAATACTCGGCAAGTAGCATGAACATCAGACAGCCAAGCATTCAGGGTTTCCAAAATGTTAGACGT GAGTCTGCAAGCAAACTACCCCTGGTTGCCTCACAGGCAACAACAAATGAGGTGCATGCTCCTTCCCCTGGCTGCTTCGTGCCTAGGACTTCCTATGAAGAAATAATGTCAATACTAAGTGATGACAATAATAATTCTCAAGAAGATCAGCCAAGGAAAAAGTCCAAGACATTTGTACCAACTTCGGAAGAGGAGGACTCCTTGGCTTATCTTTTTCAACTTGATCAGCCGGTTTCCTTAGATGAGATTCTTGGTGAAGGGCGAACAATGTCTTCTGAGACACAAGTGGGTGGAGAATCATCAGAAGTTCTCAGGGACATTGTACCACAAACTGTAACAAGAGACACAACCTCAACTATTCAACTGACCTCAAATTCATCTGAGATAGTAGTACATAATGCAAGCAATTCCTCAGTAGGAGAAGGGTCCTCAAATGGACTAGCTCAGGAACTAGGAGGCAACATGAGCGTAGTAAACCCTATGTTCAGCTCAGAAAACTGTTGGAATTATAGTTTGTCATTGCcacaaaataatcaaaatttttGGCCTGCGGGATCAAATGCATTGTATCCTCCACAAGCTGCTGCTTCATTTGGTGATTCCACCTTCCTTAATACAATAGGGAACTCAAACACTCAGTTTGAATCACCAAGCTTCCCGATGCATCCATATGGTTGTGCTAGCGCTGGTTTTGGTACCAGTTCTCATTTTGGAAATTCACTAGCTCAATTTCAATCACCAAACTCCACAGTGAATCCTTATGATTGTGCTAGTGTTGGTGCCAGTAATCTTGTTGGAAACTCAATCTCTCAATATCAACCACCAAGCTTCTCTGTGAATCCTTATGGTGGTATTGCTTGTGCTAGTGCAAGTACTGATGCTATTGCTGTTGCTTCTGCTGCGAATGCTAATGCTAGTCCTTATGGTAGTCGTCAACAATTTACAAGACCCCTTCAGTTCGAAATGGGTGGGATCGATCAACAATATGTACCTTCTGCAATGGTAGCAAACCCTTTGGCTTCTCCTGTGCCAATGATGCCTCAATATAATCAGACACAACTTTTGCCTCGCCAACCATTTCTACCAGGTTTTAAAGACTTCGTGCCAATATGGGAG